One genomic window of Bradyrhizobium sp. B124 includes the following:
- a CDS encoding response regulator gives MPSVLVVDDDPMVCVAIEVCLQRQGFDVTVADGGEAGMRALDKASFDVMLVDVFMPHMRGFEAIRVFHERAPHIPVIAMSGYAFANADRAPDFLRMTIELGASACLRKPFTPQALIAAVNECLAKSAPSARLSK, from the coding sequence GTGCCGAGCGTTCTCGTGGTCGATGACGACCCGATGGTGTGTGTCGCCATCGAGGTGTGTTTGCAGCGCCAGGGCTTCGACGTCACCGTCGCGGATGGCGGTGAAGCGGGCATGCGCGCGCTGGACAAGGCGTCGTTCGACGTCATGCTGGTCGACGTCTTCATGCCGCATATGCGCGGTTTCGAGGCGATCCGCGTCTTCCACGAGCGCGCGCCCCATATTCCCGTGATCGCGATGTCCGGCTATGCCTTCGCCAATGCCGACCGTGCGCCGGATTTCCTGCGGATGACGATCGAGCTCGGCGCGTCAGCCTGCCTGCGCAAGCCGTTTACCCCGCAGGCGCTGATTGCCGCCGTTAACGAATGTCTTGCGAAGTCCGCTCCTTCTGCTCGTCTTTCCAAATAA